A window from Fusarium musae strain F31 chromosome 8, whole genome shotgun sequence encodes these proteins:
- a CDS encoding hypothetical protein (EggNog:ENOG41), giving the protein MAAFTLPDPPSTNKTNLAIAELVLYAILFIPTLLLVWKHGKAGMTCWPIFLSYFPLRFVADGYQIAKRNDPEIPNAVIIMTTAGSIACLSLTIIGLIYEVNVILPLPPKRWTERILLAVTHLSITAGITLSTYGGAPKFGAPGGVLSQHLNQIGTCMMLFVMIFGVGWWLWWTGKRVTAMKSHPNFIPARFLLLTAYAAFPFQLVRLGYTLTYSFTPYSSLDPVSGTFATRLVLMFGMQMIVAVIVTVGGWRGTGAVPNSAQSGARQGFGSVANPWV; this is encoded by the exons ATGGCGGCCTTTACACTTCCGGATCCTCCGTCTACCAACAAGACCAATCTTGCCATTGCAGAGCTGGTCCTTTACGCGATTCTTTTCATTCCGACATTACTGCTCGTCTGGAAACATGGCAAGGCTGGAATGACCTGCTGGCCGATTTTTCTCTCGTACTTCCCACTTCGGTTCGTTGCCGATGGGTACCAGATTGCCAAGCGCAATGATCCCGAGATTCCCAATGCGGTAATTATCATGACTACTGCCGGAAGCATTGCTTGCTTATCCCTGACCATAATTGGATTAATCTATGAAGT GAACGTCATCCTCCCACTGCCCCCCAAAAGATGGACCGAACGAATCCTCCTCGCCGTCACTCATCTCTCCATCACTGCGGGCATCACACTATCCACCTACGGAGGAGCACCAAAGTTTGGAGCCCCCGGTGGTGTCCTCTCACAACATCTCAACCAGATCGGCACCTGCATGATGCTGTTCGTCATGATCTTCGGTGTAGGGTGGTGGCTCTGGTGGACAGGAAAGCGCGTCACAGCCATGAAGTCGCACCCAAACTTCATACCTGCGAGATTCCTGCTTCTCACGGCATACGCGGCGTTTCCGTTCCAGCTTGTTCGGCTGGGCTACACTTTAACGTACTCCTTCACCCCGTACTCGAGCTTGGATCCTGTTTCTGGAACCTTCGCTACTAGACTGGTGCTTATGTTTGGTATGCAGATGATTGTCGCTGTTATTGTTACTGTAGGGGGTTGGCGGGGTACTGGTGCTGTGCCAAACTCCGCCCAGAGCGGCGCGCGCCAGGGATTCGGAAGTGTCGCGAATCCATGGGTATGA
- a CDS encoding hypothetical protein (EggNog:ENOG41~CAZy:CE10~MEROPS:MER0034665), whose product MAPYLDPEWLEVEKELGGRLVLGGTMENYRAGGEAIGKYIRTHLPPPRDDGLQVADEKINENVTVRIYKPKDSKEALPVGVFCHGGGFSDGSIDMEDGLCRLIASMYPCIIVSVEYRLTPSVDIKVVFQDAFEGFSWLDGDQSRVFMLGSSCGGTLSLATAHRLIELGRAGQLKGAINMAGGTVHPANVPKHLQHLTNSMEENATDVPIIDGQTAKMINASTGLDKHVDDEWLFPLLSSHLDKFPRTYLIACGADPLRDDNVAMEHELRSKGVKVKLDMYEGLPHVFWMFPTLSATKTFIGNLLAGIKFILE is encoded by the exons ATGGCCCCTTACCTGGATCCAGAATGGCTAGAG GTGGAGAAAGAGCTCGGTGGCCGCCTTGTTCTCGGCGGGACAATGGAGAATTATCGAGCTGGTGGGGAAGCCATTGGGAAGTACATCAGAACTCATCTGCCTCCCCCTAGAGATGATGGGCTTCAGGTTG CGGACGAGAAGATTAACGAGAACGTTACTGTCCGTATTTACAAGCCTAAAGACTCCAAGGAAGCGCTGCCAGTCGGTGTTTTCTGTCATGGAGGCGGCTTTTCTGATGGCTCCATCGATATGGAAGACGGGTTGTGCAGACTCATTGCATCGATGTATCCTTGCATAATCGTATCCGTCGAGTATCGTCTTACGCCGTCAGTCGATATCAAGGTAGTGTTTCAGGACGCCTTTGAGGGATTCTCGTGG CTAGATGGAGACCAGAGCCGTGTTTTCATGCTGGGAAGCTCATGCGGTGGTACACTGTCTCTTGCCACTGCCCATAGGCTCATTGAACTTGGGAGAGCGGGACAGTTGAAAGGGGCCATCAACATGGCGGGAGGTACAGTCCATCCAGCAAATGTGCCAAAGCATCTCCAGCACCTTACGAACTCTATGGAAGAGAACGCTACGGATGTACCAATCATTGATGGGCAGACAGCCAAGATGATTAACG CATCGACTGGACTCGACAAgcatgtcgatgatgagtgGCTgtttcctctcctctcatcCCACCTGGACAAGTTTCCACGAACTTACCTCATTGCTTGCGGCGCGGACCCTCTGAGAGATGACAACGTAGCCATGGAGCATGAACTTCGCAGCAAAGgggtcaaggtcaagctgGACATGTATGAGGGTCTACCTCATGTCTTTTGGATGTTCCCGACGCTGAGTGCTACGAAGACGTTCATTGGGAACCTATTGGCTGGCATCAAGTTCATCTTAGAGTAG